The following are from one region of the Nicotiana tabacum cultivar K326 chromosome 3, ASM71507v2, whole genome shotgun sequence genome:
- the LOC107822503 gene encoding uncharacterized protein LOC107822503 produces MVGMMGWGANSDQQGWRKGPWTPEEDKLLSEYVNLHGEGRWSSVSRCAGLNRTGKSCRLRWVNYLRPGLKRGHITPQEEGIIIELHALWGNKWSTIARYLPGRTNNEIKNYWRTHFKKKQKASAKQDSKKKIQRQRNQQQQNCTIANKLSPKAEEVIMQKSDEKIDNEYQDAVTFTNYHQSMDPIVDLAPVMTSSDISYAWTDTIPMDGLWGGLWNLDVDDKCKVAIQNEPTTANYSYSTDYAVNLYNGGFIF; encoded by the exons ATGGTTGGAATGATGGGTTGGGGAGCAAACTCAGATCAACAAGGATGGAGGAAAGGACCATGGACTCCTGAAGAGGATAAGCTGCTCTCTGAGTACGTTAACTTGCATGGTgagggaagatggagttctgtaTCTCGTTGTGCAG GATTGAATAGGACTGGGAAGAGTTGCAGGCTAAGGTGGGTGAACTACTTGAGGCCTGGACTTAAAAGAGGTCACATAACACCTCAGGAGGAAGGCATTATTATTGAATTGCATGCCTTGTGGGGCAACAA ATGGTCAACTATAGCACGTTACTTGCCAGGAAGGAcaaacaatgaaataaaaaattaCTGGAGGACACAtttcaaaaagaaacaaaaagctTCTGCAAAACAAGACAGCAAGAAAAAAATTCAAAGGCAAAGAAACCAACAGCAACAAAATTGCACCATAGCTAACAAGTTGTCACCTAAAGCAGAAGAAGTCATCATGCAAAAGAGCGATGAAAAAATTGATAACGAATACCAAGACGCGGTAACGTTCACAAATTATCATCAGAGTATGGATCCGATTGTGGACTTGGCACCAGTGATGACTTCTTCAGACATATCGTATGCATGGACGGACACTATTCCGATGGATGGATTATGGGGAGGATTATGGAACTTAGATGTAGATGACAAATGCAAGGTGGCCATCCAAAATGAACCTACTACTGCTAATTATTCTTACTCAACTGATTATGCAGTCAACTTATATAATGGAGGTTTTATTTTCTGA